A single Blastococcus colisei DNA region contains:
- a CDS encoding septum formation family protein, protein MSTLVLPPATLDTNPFVGPRPLRPGEPIFGRDREIRRLTNLLVAERIVLLYSPSGAGKTSLIEAGLLPRLRDRRFQVSPPVRVSLRPPDAVTDANRYLVSTLQSLEAGLRPGSERSARELLDLGLEGYLQEWAAQDNFGTGNEMLVFDQFEEVLVLDPGDDPVKREFFVQLGSALEERGRWALFSMREDYIAGLDPYLAELPTRLHTRMRLDLLSPDSARRAAESLAASGGRTFQEPAVLSLVENLRRVQAQREGELVYVPGPVVEPLQLQVVCRRLWDSLPPDATEMTEADVDRLGRIQDALADYYATQVTGIAAESGVPERVIRDWFGRQLVTEQGVRRQQQHGPGADPAAAERVVRLLEDAHLIRTEARRGTRWLELAHDQLVEPIRENNAGWHLFHLSPLQQRAQQWAALDRPHDLLVTGKVLSEAKSWAAEHPAEVSDLEQSFLRASGGAEADRRRRRRTTVLLRWLAAALAVALVGTGLALRSAETARDEAAERSEEATSRALAAEAAAQVTIDPARALRLAERALSHATTHEAEDALRQALAQTIPAAVLTHGDTVNSVQFNPVGDQVLTASWDRTARIRDAETGEQLRLFPHNENVLDARYSPDGEFVLTLTGSGQLSTWRVDGDSDEPIMTTSEVRWPASFTPDGTRILVADSATNAVKILDPSSGRPALDPLVGHAAAIKSIATSADGAFVLTAGQDGTARVWDGSTGQQVAVLEGTGASAWQAAFREDSGAVAVGYGDGSVRVWRWPDPGQPLVLDGQEHGAASVAFDGAGNVVAYGDKSPRVFDSSSGDLRHELEGHQSWVLGVRPGRDGQRIVSASSDGTVRVWDAPSGQQIAVLRGHEDSSWIQAELDPTGAVVATISGQSVRLFRLPEQRVLPAGQGDWILDVASLPGEEQVVAGGEDGHVRVWDVASGQMVADLTGPGASVQGIDVDPSGRYVAAATHDGTASVWDWRSGELLAQRQLLNIAVEVTFDGDGSRLVVAGNPDVVAWNWVAGAGDEVQTLIYGGMTHSIFQAFAFSPDGTSFATSSTRELEIWSSDGVFQRQLGGHSGHVFDVAYSQDGTHLVTAGADGTARIWTADGEPVRTLEGHRGELWSAAFDDSGDWVVTGGDDGFIGVWEVKTGRRIGWLPRHADTVNTVLFTGGQTPGILSASDDTTVRIAGCETCLPRDDLRSVAGDRLAADQRVDPKIPAVGECFPHSADLGRPVDCDEPHGAEVFAIRTHPGGPDAPFPRDVWGWIREECQGTAYSDYRGMDYLDDLEFLVTAAGPDTSAEWDLGQRTFVCVLFPLDGSMATGSTRHTA, encoded by the coding sequence ATGAGCACGCTGGTGCTGCCGCCCGCGACGCTGGACACCAACCCGTTCGTCGGCCCTCGTCCCCTGCGTCCGGGCGAGCCGATCTTCGGCCGTGACCGGGAGATCCGGCGGCTGACCAACCTGCTGGTCGCCGAGCGGATCGTGCTGCTGTACTCGCCCTCCGGTGCCGGCAAGACGTCGCTGATCGAGGCGGGGTTGCTGCCCCGGCTGCGCGACCGCCGCTTCCAGGTCTCCCCGCCGGTCCGGGTGTCGCTCCGGCCACCCGACGCTGTCACCGACGCCAACCGGTACCTGGTGAGCACGCTGCAGTCACTCGAGGCAGGACTGCGGCCGGGGAGCGAGCGTTCCGCCCGCGAGCTCCTCGACCTCGGGCTCGAGGGCTACCTGCAGGAGTGGGCCGCGCAGGACAACTTCGGCACCGGCAACGAGATGCTCGTGTTCGACCAGTTCGAGGAGGTACTGGTCCTCGACCCGGGTGACGACCCGGTCAAACGGGAGTTCTTCGTCCAGCTCGGCAGTGCGCTGGAGGAGCGCGGGCGCTGGGCGCTGTTCAGCATGCGCGAGGACTACATCGCCGGTCTGGACCCCTATCTGGCGGAGCTGCCGACGCGATTGCACACCCGGATGCGGCTGGATCTCCTGTCCCCCGACAGCGCCCGGCGAGCCGCCGAGAGCCTGGCCGCCTCGGGCGGACGCACGTTCCAGGAGCCGGCCGTCCTGTCGCTCGTCGAGAACCTCCGGCGCGTGCAGGCGCAACGGGAGGGCGAGCTCGTCTACGTGCCCGGCCCGGTGGTGGAGCCGCTGCAGCTGCAGGTGGTCTGCCGCCGGCTCTGGGACTCGCTGCCGCCGGACGCCACCGAGATGACCGAGGCCGACGTCGACCGCCTCGGCCGGATCCAGGATGCGCTCGCGGACTACTACGCCACGCAGGTGACGGGCATCGCGGCGGAGAGCGGCGTACCGGAGCGGGTGATCCGTGACTGGTTCGGCCGGCAGCTGGTCACGGAGCAGGGCGTCCGGCGGCAGCAGCAACATGGTCCGGGGGCGGATCCGGCGGCCGCCGAGCGGGTCGTCCGGCTTCTCGAGGACGCACACCTGATCCGCACCGAGGCTCGTCGCGGCACCCGGTGGCTGGAGCTGGCCCACGACCAGCTCGTCGAGCCGATCCGCGAGAACAACGCCGGCTGGCACCTCTTCCACCTGAGCCCGCTCCAGCAACGGGCGCAGCAGTGGGCCGCCCTGGACCGCCCCCATGACCTGCTGGTCACGGGGAAGGTCCTGAGCGAGGCGAAGAGCTGGGCAGCCGAACACCCGGCCGAGGTCAGTGACCTGGAGCAGAGCTTTCTCCGGGCGTCCGGCGGAGCGGAGGCAGACCGACGGCGACGCCGCCGGACCACCGTGCTGCTCCGCTGGCTGGCTGCCGCGCTCGCCGTCGCGCTCGTCGGAACGGGTTTGGCCCTGCGGTCGGCGGAGACGGCGAGGGACGAGGCAGCGGAGCGCTCCGAGGAGGCGACGTCGCGAGCCCTGGCCGCCGAGGCCGCAGCGCAGGTCACGATCGATCCCGCACGTGCCCTGCGCCTCGCCGAGCGGGCGTTGTCCCACGCGACGACCCACGAAGCCGAGGACGCCCTGCGGCAGGCCCTTGCCCAGACGATTCCGGCGGCCGTCCTCACCCATGGCGACACGGTGAACAGCGTGCAGTTCAACCCGGTCGGCGACCAGGTCCTGACGGCCAGCTGGGACCGGACGGCGCGCATCAGGGATGCCGAGACGGGTGAGCAGCTGCGGCTGTTCCCGCACAACGAGAACGTCCTCGATGCCCGCTACAGCCCGGACGGGGAGTTCGTGCTGACGCTCACCGGTTCCGGGCAGCTGAGCACGTGGAGGGTCGACGGTGACTCGGACGAGCCGATCATGACCACCTCCGAGGTCCGGTGGCCGGCCTCGTTCACCCCGGACGGGACGCGGATCCTGGTCGCCGACAGCGCGACGAACGCAGTGAAGATCCTCGACCCGTCGAGCGGCCGGCCCGCGCTTGATCCACTCGTCGGTCACGCGGCCGCCATCAAGAGCATCGCCACCAGCGCGGATGGCGCGTTCGTCCTCACCGCCGGTCAGGACGGCACCGCTCGGGTCTGGGACGGCAGCACGGGGCAGCAGGTCGCCGTCCTCGAGGGTACGGGGGCCTCCGCCTGGCAGGCCGCGTTCCGGGAGGATTCCGGGGCCGTCGCCGTCGGGTACGGCGACGGATCGGTGCGTGTCTGGCGGTGGCCGGATCCGGGCCAGCCACTCGTGCTGGACGGTCAGGAGCACGGCGCGGCCTCCGTCGCCTTCGACGGGGCGGGGAACGTGGTCGCGTACGGGGACAAGTCCCCACGCGTCTTCGACAGCAGCAGCGGAGACCTGCGGCACGAGCTCGAGGGGCATCAGTCCTGGGTGCTGGGCGTCCGGCCCGGCCGGGACGGCCAACGGATCGTGAGCGCTTCCTCGGACGGCACGGTCCGGGTCTGGGATGCGCCCAGCGGTCAGCAGATCGCCGTCCTGCGCGGCCACGAGGACAGCTCCTGGATCCAGGCAGAACTGGACCCGACGGGCGCCGTGGTGGCGACGATCAGCGGACAGTCCGTGCGTCTCTTCCGGCTTCCCGAGCAGCGGGTGCTGCCCGCCGGCCAGGGAGACTGGATCCTGGACGTCGCGAGTCTTCCGGGGGAAGAGCAGGTCGTAGCGGGTGGCGAGGACGGCCATGTCCGGGTGTGGGACGTAGCCAGCGGACAGATGGTCGCCGACCTGACCGGACCAGGTGCCTCGGTCCAGGGGATCGACGTCGATCCCTCCGGCCGATACGTCGCCGCGGCCACTCACGACGGCACCGCGTCGGTGTGGGACTGGCGGAGCGGCGAACTCCTGGCGCAACGGCAGCTGCTGAACATCGCCGTGGAGGTGACCTTCGACGGTGACGGGTCACGGCTCGTGGTCGCCGGCAATCCTGACGTCGTCGCGTGGAACTGGGTCGCGGGCGCCGGCGACGAGGTGCAGACGCTGATCTACGGAGGAATGACCCACTCCATCTTCCAGGCCTTCGCCTTCAGCCCGGACGGCACGTCCTTCGCGACGTCGAGCACCCGGGAGCTCGAGATCTGGAGCAGCGACGGGGTGTTCCAGCGGCAGCTGGGCGGCCACTCAGGCCATGTCTTCGACGTCGCCTACAGCCAGGACGGCACCCACCTGGTGACGGCCGGGGCGGACGGGACCGCACGGATCTGGACCGCCGACGGGGAGCCGGTCCGTACCCTCGAAGGGCATCGCGGGGAACTCTGGTCCGCCGCGTTCGACGACTCCGGGGACTGGGTGGTCACCGGTGGCGACGACGGTTTCATCGGCGTCTGGGAAGTGAAGACCGGCCGGCGGATCGGCTGGCTACCGCGCCATGCCGACACCGTGAACACGGTTCTCTTCACCGGCGGCCAGACGCCGGGCATCCTCAGCGCCAGTGATGACACCACGGTGCGGATCGCCGGGTGTGAGACATGCCTGCCCCGCGATGACCTGCGGTCTGTGGCGGGCGACCGGCTCGCCGCCGACCAGCGGGTCGACCCGAAGATCCCGGCCGTCGGGGAGTGCTTCCCGCACAGTGCCGACCTCGGTCGCCCGGTGGACTGCGACGAACCCCACGGAGCAGAGGTGTTCGCGATCCGGACGCACCCCGGCGGGCCCGATGCCCCGTTCCCCCGCGACGTCTGGGGTTGGATCCGCGAGGAGTGCCAGGGCACGGCGTACAGCGACTACCGCGGCATGGACTACCTCGACGACCTGGAATTCCTTGTCACGGCAGCTGGTCCCGACACCTCGGCGGAGTGGGACCTGGGGCAGCGCACCTTCGTCTGCGTCCTCTTTCCGCTGGACGGCTCGATGGCAACCGGTTCCACTCGGCACACCGCGTGA
- a CDS encoding CHAT domain-containing protein — MSLSEAPGLVADLEIGLHRRGEDEWMAELRFSSSERGTIGTDILTSGPVDVDLTRLATLHHGGPLVTRQYGQLLSDGLFASSTVRQEFAKARTTAARGGIPLRLRLLIAPSAPELHALRWETLLDPDSGTPLLTDSNVLFSRYLTSTDWRPVRMRLRSELRALIVVADPVNLQGYAAPGADPDSPERELAPVDVAGELQRAKASLGPIRTDSLAGTGRATLSNLVGRLRDGYDVVYLVCHGYLVNGEPQLVLEHENGSVHVVPGRLMIQRLKELNHLPRLIVLASCHSASDGGTGTHDDGAVSAIGPQLVELGVPAVLAMQGDISVGTVEGFVPAFFTRLQEHGRIDQAMTEARAGIRDRSDWWAPALFMRLHSGRLWYAAGFGRGGFTKWPALVNDIWSGSCLPLLGPGMTDTLLGPRQQLARDLADRYGFPLAPYYREDLPQVAQFLAVDQARDFPVAKLREYLIVTLSQRLRELSDTAGEPMPPRFVDIPRSKRTNPALANALIDDMTNAVWDRLHAPLDDPFAVLARLDVPLFVTAQPLSLLTTALKAEGKRPQVELARWNRKCPRSIFETMPDYEPTPEEPLVFHIFGSLQHPGSIVLSEDNYFEFLRTTGRDPDAIPELVRSAFADSALLFLGFRMEDWDFRVLFHSIMSQEGGDRLEQHSHVAAQIDPEEGLTLEPDGARRYFESYFRSPHSVNVYWGSVETFLGELRSHVEGDV, encoded by the coding sequence ATGAGCCTCAGCGAAGCCCCCGGCCTCGTCGCTGACCTGGAGATCGGCCTGCACCGGCGCGGCGAGGACGAGTGGATGGCCGAGCTCCGGTTCTCGTCGTCCGAGCGCGGAACCATCGGCACCGACATCCTCACGTCGGGGCCCGTGGACGTCGACCTGACCCGGCTCGCCACCCTGCACCACGGCGGGCCACTCGTGACGCGGCAGTACGGGCAGCTGCTCAGCGACGGCTTGTTCGCCTCCTCGACCGTGCGGCAGGAGTTCGCGAAGGCGCGCACCACGGCGGCCCGCGGCGGCATCCCGCTGCGCCTCCGGCTCCTCATCGCGCCCAGCGCCCCCGAGCTCCACGCCTTGCGCTGGGAGACGCTGCTCGATCCCGACAGCGGGACCCCGCTGCTGACCGACAGCAACGTCCTCTTCTCGCGGTACCTGACGTCGACCGACTGGCGACCGGTCCGCATGCGGCTGCGCTCCGAACTCCGGGCCCTGATCGTCGTCGCCGACCCGGTGAACCTCCAGGGGTACGCCGCGCCGGGCGCTGATCCGGACTCACCGGAACGGGAACTGGCGCCGGTGGACGTCGCCGGCGAGTTGCAGCGTGCGAAGGCGTCGCTCGGCCCGATCCGGACCGATTCCCTCGCCGGCACGGGCAGAGCGACGCTGTCCAACCTGGTCGGCCGGCTCCGGGACGGATACGACGTGGTCTACCTCGTGTGCCACGGATATCTCGTCAACGGCGAGCCGCAGCTGGTCCTCGAGCACGAGAACGGCTCCGTCCACGTCGTCCCCGGCCGCCTGATGATCCAGCGCCTGAAGGAACTCAACCACCTGCCTCGCCTCATCGTGCTCGCCTCCTGTCACAGCGCCTCCGACGGAGGGACCGGCACGCACGACGACGGCGCCGTGTCCGCGATCGGGCCCCAGCTCGTGGAGCTCGGCGTCCCGGCCGTCCTGGCGATGCAGGGCGATATCAGCGTGGGCACGGTCGAGGGCTTCGTCCCGGCCTTCTTCACCAGGTTGCAGGAGCACGGCCGGATCGATCAGGCGATGACCGAGGCGCGGGCAGGGATCCGGGACCGCAGCGACTGGTGGGCGCCCGCCCTGTTCATGCGGCTGCACAGTGGCCGGCTCTGGTACGCCGCAGGCTTCGGACGCGGGGGCTTCACCAAGTGGCCGGCGCTCGTCAATGACATCTGGTCCGGGAGCTGTCTGCCGCTGCTGGGCCCCGGGATGACCGACACGCTGCTCGGTCCTCGGCAGCAGCTGGCCCGCGACCTGGCCGATCGGTACGGCTTCCCGCTGGCTCCGTACTACCGGGAGGACCTCCCGCAGGTCGCCCAGTTCCTCGCGGTCGACCAGGCCCGGGACTTCCCTGTCGCGAAACTGCGCGAGTACCTGATCGTCACTCTGTCGCAGCGGTTGCGCGAACTCTCCGACACCGCAGGTGAGCCGATGCCCCCGCGGTTCGTCGACATTCCGCGCTCGAAGCGGACCAACCCTGCGCTCGCCAACGCGCTGATCGATGACATGACCAACGCGGTATGGGACCGGCTGCACGCCCCCCTCGACGACCCGTTCGCCGTGCTGGCCAGGCTCGATGTCCCGCTGTTCGTCACGGCACAGCCGCTGAGCCTGCTCACGACCGCGCTCAAGGCCGAGGGCAAGAGACCTCAGGTCGAGCTGGCCCGGTGGAACCGCAAGTGCCCACGCTCGATCTTCGAGACGATGCCGGACTACGAGCCGACGCCCGAGGAACCGCTCGTCTTCCACATCTTCGGCAGCCTTCAGCACCCTGGATCGATCGTGCTGAGCGAGGACAACTACTTCGAGTTCCTCCGCACGACCGGCCGGGATCCCGACGCGATCCCGGAGCTGGTCCGGTCGGCGTTCGCCGACAGCGCGCTGCTCTTCCTCGGCTTCCGCATGGAGGACTGGGATTTCCGGGTGCTGTTCCACAGCATCATGAGCCAGGAGGGCGGTGACCGGCTCGAGCAGCACTCCCACGTGGCAGCCCAGATCGACCCCGAGGAAGGGCTCACCCTGGAGCCTGACGGGGCGCGCCGCTACTTCGAGAGCTACTTCCGCTCGCCGCACTCGGTGAACGTGTACTGGGGCAGTGTCGAGACCTTCCTCGGTGAGCTCCGGAGCCACGTCGAAGGGGACGTCTGA
- a CDS encoding RidA family protein, producing the protein MDVDRRLRELGIELPAPMGPGGNYVPAMIAGDLLFLSGMGPVRPDGGLVTGKVGDGGLDVATARDAARLTGLQLLAALRAELGDLGRVRQVVKLFGMVNCRPGFNRTPAVIDGCSELFAEVFGDAGRGARSAVGMAELPFDIAVEIEAVVLVMPDVR; encoded by the coding sequence ATGGACGTCGATCGGAGACTGCGAGAACTCGGCATCGAGCTACCGGCCCCCATGGGGCCGGGTGGCAACTACGTGCCCGCCATGATCGCCGGGGACCTGCTGTTCCTCTCCGGCATGGGGCCGGTCCGGCCCGACGGCGGCCTGGTGACCGGCAAGGTCGGTGACGGCGGCCTGGACGTGGCCACCGCCCGAGACGCCGCCCGGCTCACCGGTTTGCAGCTGCTGGCCGCCCTGCGCGCCGAGCTCGGTGACCTGGGCCGGGTGCGACAGGTGGTCAAGCTGTTCGGGATGGTCAACTGCCGGCCGGGCTTCAACCGGACCCCCGCCGTCATCGACGGCTGCTCGGAGCTGTTCGCCGAGGTGTTCGGCGACGCCGGCCGCGGCGCCCGCTCCGCGGTCGGCATGGCCGAGCTCCCCTTCGACATCGCCGTCGAGATCGAGGCCGTCGTCCTGGTGATGCCGGACGTGCGGTGA
- a CDS encoding creatininase family protein, whose product MLLEAMTFDEVRSALAEGRRDVVVPCGAVEQHGRHLPLDVDAVHADRIAVEVAERLGTALVAPTIRVGVSPHHMAFPGTISLQPETFEAVYSDYCRSLAAHGFSTILCFSAHGGNFAPLAEMEQRLDDLVGPETRVIVFSDLHGLIDVWRSAVEDSGGDPEHVGGHADVAESSVYSYLRPGAVRTDQLVRGYTGPVDDVVLQRLFTGGITALSDTGVMGDPHGLSDAIGELCVQRVADMIARHFTERMRADGRRS is encoded by the coding sequence GTGCTGCTCGAGGCGATGACGTTCGACGAGGTCCGGTCCGCGCTGGCAGAAGGGCGGCGCGACGTCGTCGTCCCGTGCGGAGCGGTGGAACAGCACGGCCGGCACCTGCCCCTGGACGTCGACGCGGTGCACGCCGACCGGATCGCCGTAGAAGTCGCCGAGCGGCTGGGGACGGCGCTGGTCGCCCCGACGATCCGGGTGGGTGTGTCGCCGCACCACATGGCCTTCCCCGGCACCATCAGCCTGCAGCCGGAGACGTTCGAGGCGGTGTACTCCGACTACTGCCGGAGCCTGGCCGCGCACGGCTTCAGCACCATCCTCTGCTTCTCCGCGCACGGCGGAAACTTCGCGCCGCTCGCGGAGATGGAGCAGCGGCTGGACGACCTGGTGGGCCCCGAAACCCGGGTGATCGTGTTCTCCGACCTCCACGGGCTCATCGACGTCTGGCGATCGGCCGTCGAGGACTCGGGAGGGGATCCCGAGCACGTCGGTGGGCACGCGGACGTCGCCGAGTCCTCGGTCTACTCCTATCTCCGGCCGGGCGCGGTGCGGACCGACCAGCTCGTGCGCGGCTACACCGGGCCCGTGGACGACGTGGTGCTGCAGCGCCTGTTCACCGGCGGGATCACAGCTCTCTCGGACACGGGTGTCATGGGCGACCCGCACGGGCTCTCGGACGCCATCGGGGAGCTGTGCGTGCAACGGGTGGCGGACATGATCGCCAGGCATTTCACCGAACGGATGAGGGCTGACGGACGGCGGTCGTGA
- a CDS encoding type II toxin-antitoxin system Phd/YefM family antitoxin encodes MKAHVSHIIDEVAGTHERLTVTRNGSPVAVILAVEDHESLVETLEILSDPEAAAEIREAEAQMNDGEVYDEADVRAALAARRR; translated from the coding sequence GTGAAGGCTCACGTCAGCCACATCATCGACGAGGTCGCCGGGACGCATGAACGACTGACCGTGACCAGAAACGGCAGCCCGGTCGCCGTGATTCTCGCCGTCGAGGATCACGAATCACTGGTCGAGACGCTCGAGATCCTCTCCGACCCGGAGGCCGCGGCCGAGATCCGGGAGGCCGAGGCGCAGATGAACGACGGCGAGGTCTACGACGAAGCCGACGTGCGCGCCGCACTGGCGGCACGCCGCCGGTGA
- the coxB gene encoding cytochrome c oxidase subunit II, with protein sequence MSGASSGSLDPKGPSAEAIADLWWLMLGLGVAVFVLFAVLLAVGLFRRRRADEGQPSEKRWIVAGGVVMPLVVLVVVFGATVAAMRALPDESPPGALEIEVIGHQWYFEVRYPEAGITTVGELHLPVGQRVEFHLTSADVIHSFWVPELGGKMDMLPDGVNVLVLQADEPGEWETSCAEFCGLEHATMQLDVVAESPEDFAAWIEQQG encoded by the coding sequence GTGAGTGGGGCCAGCAGCGGCAGCCTCGATCCGAAGGGTCCCTCCGCGGAGGCGATCGCGGATCTCTGGTGGCTCATGCTCGGCCTCGGTGTGGCCGTGTTCGTCCTCTTCGCAGTGCTGCTCGCGGTGGGCCTGTTCCGGCGACGGCGCGCCGACGAGGGGCAGCCGTCGGAGAAGCGCTGGATCGTTGCCGGCGGCGTGGTGATGCCGCTGGTCGTGCTCGTCGTGGTGTTCGGTGCGACGGTCGCCGCGATGCGGGCGCTGCCGGACGAGTCCCCGCCGGGAGCGCTGGAGATCGAGGTCATCGGCCATCAGTGGTACTTCGAGGTCCGCTACCCGGAGGCTGGGATCACCACCGTCGGCGAGCTGCACCTGCCGGTCGGGCAACGGGTCGAGTTCCACCTGACGTCCGCGGACGTGATCCACAGCTTCTGGGTGCCGGAACTGGGCGGCAAGATGGACATGCTCCCCGACGGCGTGAACGTCCTCGTGCTGCAGGCCGACGAGCCGGGGGAGTGGGAGACGAGCTGCGCGGAGTTCTGCGGGCTCGAGCACGCGACCATGCAGCTGGACGTCGTCGCCGAGAGCCCGGAGGACTTCGCGGCGTGGATCGAGCAGCAAGGGTGA
- a CDS encoding cbb3-type cytochrome c oxidase subunit I has translation MSTDQGTPDPGRYTPEVTDPGTAEELNRIWDDPPGLRGQLTGVQNDLVGKRLVLTGFFFLLLGGSFDSLVMRLQLAFPEQELVSPQFYNELFTNHGSVTMFLVILPIFEGFAILILPSMLGSREMPFPRLGAFSYWTFLFGGLLYYSSALFQLVPDVGWFAYVPLSGPEYSPDLAVDFWILGLGVAEVGAIAAGVEIIIGILKMRAPGMTLTRMPLFAWAFLVMAFMILFAFTPLIIGSLLLELDRGFGTQFFDPEQGGSSLLWQHLFWIFGHPEVYIQFIPAVGIVAMILPVFVRHRPVGYIWFVASLVAIGFLSFALWAHHMFAVGLPPLVLSFFAAASMAISIPAGVQIFSWLATIWAGRPVWKTPFLFVVGFLIIFVIGGITGVMVASVPFDLQAHDTYFVVGHLHYVLIGGVAFPIFAGVYYWFPKFSGKLLDERLGKWNFWLLFIGVNVAFFPMHQVGLMGMPRRVYTYEAGQGWDIYNLISTIGVLIIVPGIGVFVWNVFRTIRRGEQADANPWGADSLEWALPSPPKQHSWTEPPIVRSRHPLWDQTELDRGEPQLMHFVRGLGQWPLKWRAAVVVGTADGRPVEVFRVSNPSIWPLIAAGGVVLIFLSELVKLRWGAAVGAVIIIAAVIAWNWPQPAPMTADEEDEFEREYGVPVNAHGSVIVARSGTLLAILFVAVAFSALLLSYFYLRLENPQWPAAGVSNPPLGQAVVAAALVAVSAVGVPFAHRQIAQGDMRGFRGGLYAALLLAAGGVAVQVVDLVQLDVGWTAHAYGSIFYTLAGFVIVVASAALIMLLMVIYWASRGTYTYRRHAPLANVARFWVAMAVIWLLGFGTLYLGPVLT, from the coding sequence GTGAGCACTGATCAGGGAACACCGGACCCGGGCAGGTACACGCCGGAGGTCACCGATCCCGGGACGGCCGAGGAGCTCAACCGGATCTGGGACGACCCGCCAGGGCTGCGCGGTCAGCTGACCGGCGTCCAGAACGACCTGGTCGGCAAGCGGCTGGTGCTCACCGGCTTCTTCTTCCTGCTCCTCGGCGGCAGCTTCGACTCGCTCGTCATGCGCCTGCAGCTGGCCTTCCCCGAGCAGGAGCTGGTCAGTCCGCAGTTCTACAACGAGCTGTTCACCAACCACGGCTCGGTGACGATGTTCCTCGTCATCCTGCCGATCTTCGAGGGCTTTGCCATCCTCATCCTGCCGTCCATGCTGGGCAGCCGGGAGATGCCATTTCCCCGCCTCGGTGCCTTCTCGTACTGGACATTCCTGTTCGGCGGGCTGCTCTACTACAGCAGCGCCCTGTTCCAGCTGGTGCCCGACGTCGGCTGGTTCGCCTACGTGCCGCTGAGCGGACCGGAGTACTCGCCCGACCTGGCGGTGGACTTCTGGATCCTGGGGCTGGGTGTCGCGGAGGTCGGCGCCATCGCCGCGGGGGTCGAGATCATCATCGGCATCCTGAAGATGCGCGCCCCCGGGATGACGCTCACCCGGATGCCGCTGTTCGCCTGGGCGTTCCTGGTGATGGCGTTCATGATCCTCTTCGCCTTCACGCCGCTGATCATCGGCAGTCTGCTGCTCGAACTGGACCGCGGTTTCGGCACCCAGTTCTTCGACCCCGAGCAGGGCGGCAGCTCGCTGCTCTGGCAACACCTGTTCTGGATCTTCGGGCACCCCGAGGTCTACATCCAGTTCATCCCAGCGGTCGGGATCGTGGCGATGATCCTGCCGGTCTTCGTCCGCCACCGTCCGGTCGGCTACATCTGGTTCGTCGCCTCGCTGGTCGCCATCGGGTTCCTGTCGTTCGCGCTGTGGGCGCACCACATGTTCGCCGTCGGGCTGCCACCCCTGGTGCTCAGCTTCTTCGCCGCCGCGAGCATGGCGATCTCCATCCCCGCCGGCGTCCAGATCTTCTCGTGGCTGGCGACGATCTGGGCCGGGCGGCCGGTGTGGAAGACGCCGTTCCTGTTCGTCGTCGGATTCCTGATCATCTTCGTGATCGGGGGGATCACCGGCGTGATGGTGGCCTCCGTCCCCTTCGACCTGCAGGCGCACGACACCTACTTCGTGGTCGGACATCTGCACTACGTACTCATCGGCGGCGTCGCCTTCCCCATCTTCGCCGGCGTCTACTACTGGTTCCCCAAGTTCTCCGGCAAGCTGCTGGACGAGCGGCTGGGGAAGTGGAATTTCTGGCTGCTGTTCATCGGCGTCAACGTCGCCTTCTTCCCGATGCACCAGGTCGGGCTGATGGGGATGCCACGCCGGGTCTACACCTACGAGGCCGGCCAGGGCTGGGACATCTACAACCTGATCTCCACGATCGGTGTGCTGATCATCGTTCCCGGCATCGGCGTGTTCGTCTGGAACGTCTTCCGCACCATCCGGCGAGGGGAGCAGGCCGACGCCAACCCGTGGGGCGCCGACAGTCTCGAGTGGGCGCTGCCGTCGCCGCCGAAGCAGCACAGCTGGACCGAGCCGCCGATCGTGCGCAGCCGGCACCCGCTGTGGGACCAGACCGAGCTCGACCGGGGCGAACCGCAGCTGATGCACTTCGTCCGCGGGCTCGGTCAGTGGCCGCTGAAGTGGCGGGCGGCGGTGGTCGTCGGCACCGCGGACGGGCGGCCCGTGGAGGTCTTCCGCGTCTCGAACCCGTCCATCTGGCCGCTGATCGCCGCGGGTGGCGTGGTGCTGATCTTCCTCAGCGAGCTGGTCAAGCTGCGATGGGGCGCGGCGGTCGGCGCCGTGATCATCATCGCCGCCGTCATCGCCTGGAACTGGCCGCAGCCTGCGCCGATGACCGCGGACGAGGAGGACGAGTTCGAGCGGGAGTACGGCGTCCCGGTCAACGCCCACGGCAGCGTGATCGTGGCCCGGTCCGGCACCCTGCTCGCCATCCTGTTCGTGGCGGTCGCCTTCTCGGCCCTGCTGCTCAGCTACTTCTACCTGCGGCTGGAGAACCCGCAGTGGCCGGCGGCCGGGGTCAGCAACCCACCGCTGGGCCAGGCCGTCGTCGCTGCGGCGCTCGTCGCGGTCAGTGCGGTGGGCGTGCCGTTCGCGCACCGGCAGATCGCCCAGGGGGACATGCGTGGCTTCCGTGGCGGGCTGTACGCCGCCCTCCTCCTGGCCGCCGGTGGGGTGGCGGTGCAGGTCGTGGACCTGGTGCAGCTCGACGTGGGATGGACGGCGCACGCCTACGGCTCGATCTTCTACACCCTGGCCGGCTTCGTCATCGTCGTCGCATCCGCCGCGCTGATCATGCTGCTGATGGTCATCTACTGGGCGTCCCGCGGGACGTACACGTACCGCCGGCACGCCCCGCTGGCGAACGTGGCCCGCTTCTGGGTGGCGATGGCGGTCATCTGGTTGCTCGGCTTCGGCACCCTCTACCTCGGCCCGGTCCTGACATGA